From Gimesia panareensis, the proteins below share one genomic window:
- a CDS encoding DUF6882 domain-containing protein has product MDYNALLNQHLCFAFDRQLLLADLVENLNWGYDVSTGILSFGDRYEFQAEILGTEADGDASWLWSWANEMSSLPPERTQAALKLKQLGEAEGIPELSEARHSLSVLNGHALGMIAVGQKLGQAYYHGSHDQGAVLLLIVEPQMPWTVENHLQRITTTFPQIIGQMEVEDHQNALFHYLQHYGLEPEAMENVLVVRENGEEILHASFDDLNRLQELKTSIH; this is encoded by the coding sequence ATGGACTACAACGCGCTGCTGAATCAGCACCTCTGTTTTGCCTTCGACAGGCAGCTGCTCCTGGCCGACCTGGTGGAGAATCTCAACTGGGGCTACGATGTTTCCACCGGAATTCTCTCCTTCGGAGACCGCTATGAATTTCAGGCGGAAATCCTGGGGACCGAAGCAGACGGCGATGCCAGCTGGCTCTGGTCCTGGGCGAACGAGATGAGCTCCCTTCCCCCGGAACGCACGCAGGCGGCCCTGAAACTCAAGCAGTTGGGTGAAGCAGAAGGGATCCCTGAACTTTCGGAGGCCCGCCATTCGCTGTCAGTCTTGAACGGCCACGCGCTGGGAATGATTGCCGTCGGCCAGAAACTGGGGCAGGCCTACTATCATGGCTCGCATGACCAGGGGGCGGTTCTTCTGCTGATCGTCGAACCGCAAATGCCCTGGACTGTTGAGAATCACTTGCAGCGGATCACAACCACGTTCCCCCAGATCATCGGGCAAATGGAAGTGGAAGACCACCAGAACGCACTCTTCCACTATCTGCAGCATTACGGTCTGGAGCCGGAAGCGATGGAAAACGTCCTGGTCGTCAGAGAAAATGGAGAAGAAATTCTCCACGCCTCGTTCGACGATCTCAACCGTTTACAGGAGCTGAAAACGTCAATCCACTAA
- a CDS encoding putative metallopeptidase encodes MSTQQPFNFSHAMYRLCSDVSRRLPEFHHVDMDRIAVAFAQARRNVPYGMQAKLTPLRFENGDLQTTRYGRKWTVQRVYQDQQEMLYILTFYLPRFLNHSFKEKMITVLHELYHISPAFDGDIRRLAGHYHVHSHSQKEYDAHMAVLVDQYLKLGPPPELFGFLKCRFSTLQKKHGGVVGLQIPIPKLIPVDETRIA; translated from the coding sequence ATGTCGACGCAGCAGCCCTTTAATTTCAGTCACGCGATGTACCGCCTGTGCAGCGACGTCTCGCGTCGGCTGCCCGAATTTCACCACGTCGATATGGACCGGATCGCGGTCGCCTTCGCCCAGGCCCGCCGGAATGTGCCTTACGGGATGCAGGCCAAGCTGACGCCCTTGCGGTTTGAGAACGGCGATCTGCAGACCACGCGCTACGGCCGGAAGTGGACGGTACAACGCGTGTACCAGGACCAGCAGGAGATGCTGTATATCCTGACGTTCTACCTGCCGCGGTTCCTGAATCATTCGTTCAAAGAGAAGATGATCACGGTGCTGCACGAGCTGTATCACATCAGCCCGGCCTTCGATGGCGACATCCGCCGCCTGGCGGGACATTACCACGTGCATTCCCACAGTCAGAAAGAATACGACGCCCACATGGCAGTGCTGGTCGACCAGTACCTGAAGCTGGGCCCGCCCCCCGAGCTGTTCGGGTTCCTCAAGTGCCGCTTTTCGACCCTGCAGAAAAAGCACGGCGGCGTGGTCGGCCTGCAGATCCCGATCCCGAAACTGATCCCCGTGGATGAGACGCGGATCGCGTAA
- a CDS encoding IS256 family transposase, with the protein MPTVSSRNHFKVAFGKLELQVPQTRDGDFYPSALERGERSERALKLAIAEMYVQGVSTRKVAKITTELCGFDVTSTQVSRAAKLLDEELETWRNRPLGQVEYLILDARYEKVRVEGSVRDCAVLIAIGVLASGHRSVLGVSVSLSEAEVHWREFLGSLNQRGLHGVKLIVSDAHEGLKAARQNMLAGTPWQRCQFHLMQNAMQYVPKVHLRKQVSEELRNIFNARDLDDALNELKRFVSTHEKTAPKLASWAEENIPEGLTVFTIPAGHRKRMRTTNMLERQNKELKRRTRVAGLFPNEESLLRLVTAVLVELSDDWETGMRYLTI; encoded by the coding sequence TGGAACGCGGCGAACGGAGTGAACGCGCACTGAAGCTGGCAATCGCTGAAATGTATGTTCAAGGCGTCTCTACCCGTAAGGTCGCCAAAATCACCACCGAACTCTGTGGCTTTGATGTCACCAGTACACAGGTCAGTCGGGCAGCGAAACTGCTCGACGAAGAGCTGGAAACGTGGCGTAATCGACCGCTGGGGCAGGTGGAATACCTGATCCTCGACGCCCGCTATGAAAAAGTTCGCGTGGAGGGCAGCGTGCGGGACTGTGCCGTGCTGATTGCGATCGGCGTCCTGGCCAGCGGTCACCGGAGCGTGCTCGGAGTGTCTGTGTCGCTCTCCGAAGCCGAAGTCCATTGGCGTGAATTCCTGGGTTCACTCAACCAGCGCGGCCTGCATGGCGTGAAGCTGATCGTCAGTGATGCACACGAAGGCCTGAAAGCGGCACGACAGAACATGCTTGCTGGAACGCCCTGGCAGCGTTGCCAGTTCCATTTGATGCAAAACGCGATGCAATACGTTCCCAAGGTTCATTTGCGCAAACAGGTGAGCGAAGAATTACGCAATATCTTTAATGCCAGAGACCTGGATGATGCGCTGAATGAACTGAAACGGTTCGTTTCCACTCATGAAAAAACAGCTCCGAAACTGGCGAGTTGGGCGGAAGAAAACATCCCGGAAGGACTGACCGTATTCACCATCCCTGCCGGTCATCGCAAGCGGATGCGAACCACAAACATGCTGGAACGGCAGAATAAGGAATTAAAACGGCGTACCCGCGTAGCGGGACTGTTTCCCAATGAGGAGTCGTTGCTGAGGCTGGTGACCGCGGTCCTGGTGGAACTCAGCGACGACTGGGAAACCGGCATGAGATACCTGACAATTTAA
- the rplQ gene encoding 50S ribosomal protein L17, translating into MRGRKLGRNASHRKAMFRNMAVSLIKTVRIDEEADNAPKVSGRITTTVPKAKELRPFIEKLITLAKKAQPHIENAAQYATSAEKNSSEWKTWRESEQWNQWNQTLAPALSYRRRAFAELRDNEAVDILFNELAERFAERTGGYTRIVRLATVRLGDAGAQAIIEFVGERDRVKPTRRSETLGSAATEEATEEAPADEEAPAEETAETESEAAADEAPETEAEASEGETAEAEEEEKKEE; encoded by the coding sequence ATGAGAGGCCGCAAATTAGGCCGCAATGCATCACACCGTAAGGCGATGTTCCGCAACATGGCGGTGAGCCTCATTAAGACCGTCCGGATCGATGAGGAAGCCGATAATGCTCCTAAGGTTTCAGGGCGGATTACGACGACCGTTCCCAAGGCCAAAGAACTGCGTCCCTTCATCGAAAAGCTGATCACGCTGGCGAAAAAAGCGCAGCCTCACATCGAGAATGCGGCCCAGTACGCCACCTCTGCTGAGAAGAATTCCAGCGAGTGGAAGACCTGGCGTGAGTCCGAGCAGTGGAACCAGTGGAATCAGACCCTGGCACCCGCTCTGAGCTACCGTCGTCGGGCATTCGCTGAACTGCGTGACAACGAAGCTGTCGACATCCTGTTCAACGAGCTGGCAGAACGCTTTGCAGAACGGACCGGCGGATACACCCGCATCGTACGTCTGGCAACCGTCCGCCTGGGCGATGCCGGTGCTCAGGCGATTATCGAATTCGTCGGTGAACGGGATCGCGTCAAACCGACCCGCCGCAGTGAAACACTGGGTTCTGCAGCGACAGAAGAAGCAACCGAGGAAGCACCAGCTGACGAAGAAGCTCCCGCTGAAGAAACCGCCGAAACTGAAAGCGAAGCAGCCGCTGACGAAGCACCCGAGACCGAAGCAGAAGCTTCTGAAGGGGAAACTGCTGAAGCTGAAGAAGAAGAGAAAAAAGAGGAGTAA
- the pyrE gene encoding orotate phosphoribosyltransferase: MTKQLQLAKEIKRTSQLSGTFTLRSGATSDTYFDKYQFESAPVLLKQIAEAMSELLPENTDVLAGLEMGGIPVVTVLSQVTGLPAAFIRKEAKTYGTCRYAEGTSLSGKNVVLIEDVVSSGGAILDALQKLRDSEIEPLCAICVIDRQTGGTEALQGVDLELKSVLTMQDIIDVG, encoded by the coding sequence ATGACGAAACAGTTACAGCTGGCAAAAGAGATCAAACGAACTTCTCAGCTGTCAGGGACATTCACTCTGCGGTCCGGTGCCACGTCGGATACCTATTTCGATAAATATCAGTTTGAATCAGCTCCGGTTTTGCTGAAGCAGATTGCAGAAGCAATGTCAGAGCTTCTGCCGGAGAATACGGACGTCCTGGCCGGTCTTGAGATGGGTGGGATTCCAGTGGTCACGGTCTTAAGTCAGGTAACCGGTTTGCCGGCGGCCTTTATTCGCAAGGAAGCCAAAACATATGGGACCTGTCGATACGCAGAGGGAACCAGTCTGTCGGGGAAGAACGTGGTTCTGATCGAAGATGTGGTTTCCTCAGGTGGCGCGATCTTGGATGCGTTACAGAAGTTACGCGATTCAGAAATCGAACCGCTGTGTGCAATCTGCGTGATCGATCGCCAGACGGGGGGAACTGAGGCGTTGCAGGGAGTCGATCTGGAGTTGAAGTCCGTGCTGACGATGCAGGACATTATCGACGTTGGTTAG